One window of the Salvia miltiorrhiza cultivar Shanhuang (shh) chromosome 6, IMPLAD_Smil_shh, whole genome shotgun sequence genome contains the following:
- the LOC130989782 gene encoding basic leucine zipper 43-like gives MQPNEIAELHLLFPSNSAQYPPNFGSTSNYPPAYQFSRFPNPLYNLHATPQLQEFNPQTTCFSSNSTSDEADEQQLSIINERKQRRMISNRESARRSRMRKQKHLDELWTQVVWLRNENHQLIDKLNHVSERHDQVLQENTQLKEEASELRQMLTDMQLNSPYPSLRELDDDPSSELA, from the coding sequence ATGCAACCCAATGAGATTGCTGAGCTTCATTTGTTATTTCCTTCAAACTCAGCACAATATCCTCCCAATTTTGGCTCAACCAGTAACTACCCACCAGCTTATCAGTTTAGCAGGTTCCCCAACCCTTTATATAACCTCCATGCCACACCCCAACTTCAAGAATTCAATCCTCAGACAACATGTTTCAGCAGTAATTCGACGTCTGATGAAGCAGATGAGCAACAACTAAGCATAATAAACGAGAGGAAGCAAAGAAGAATGATTTCAAACAGAGAATCTGCAAGACGATCACGCATGCGCAAACAGAAACACTTGGATGAGCTTTGGACACAAGTAGTCTGGCTCCGTAACGAGAATCACCAGCTCATAGACAAACTGAACCATGTATCAGAGCGTCATGACCAAGTACTCCAGGAAAATACTCAACTCAAAGAAGAAGCTTCAGAGCTTCGTCAAATGCTTACTGACATGCAGCTGAACAGTCCTTATCCTAGCTTACGAGAGCTTGATGACGATCCCAGCAGTGAATTGGCTTAA